In Streptomyces sp. RFCAC02, the following proteins share a genomic window:
- the purS gene encoding phosphoribosylformylglycinamidine synthase subunit PurS — MARVVVDVMLKPEILDPQGQAVQRALPRLGFEGVTDVRQGKRFELEVAGPVDEAALERVREMARTFLANTVIEDFRVRVEEEEAVR; from the coding sequence GTGGCTCGCGTCGTAGTTGACGTCATGCTCAAGCCGGAGATCCTCGACCCGCAGGGACAGGCGGTCCAGCGCGCCCTGCCACGGCTGGGCTTCGAGGGGGTCACCGACGTCCGCCAGGGGAAGCGTTTCGAACTCGAGGTCGCCGGGCCGGTCGACGAGGCCGCCCTCGAGCGCGTCCGCGAGATGGCCCGCACCTTTCTCGCCAACACCGTGATCGAGGACTTCCGGGTCCGTGTCGAGGAAGAAGAGGCGGTCCGGTGA
- a CDS encoding protein-tyrosine phosphatase family protein — protein sequence MSADTTADGGATPRTVGLPGGGTVLARGLRAARIPDPPPQFGLYLLGHPLDRPGLYGRRLVGLRPWTPPWPHERIDWPDFSAPRRPEEAMARLREALARVERGERVEVACGGGRGRTGTALAALAVLRGTPPAEAIAWVRTVYAAKAVETRSQRRFLDRVAASSIPA from the coding sequence ATGAGCGCTGACACGACGGCCGATGGCGGGGCGACGCCGCGGACGGTCGGGCTTCCCGGGGGCGGCACGGTCCTGGCGCGGGGCCTGCGCGCGGCGCGGATCCCGGACCCGCCGCCGCAGTTCGGCCTGTACCTGCTGGGGCATCCGCTCGATCGCCCCGGTCTCTACGGCCGGCGGCTGGTGGGGCTGCGGCCGTGGACCCCGCCCTGGCCGCACGAGCGCATCGACTGGCCGGACTTCTCCGCGCCCCGCCGGCCGGAGGAGGCGATGGCCCGGCTCCGCGAGGCGCTGGCGCGCGTGGAGCGCGGTGAGCGGGTCGAGGTCGCCTGCGGCGGCGGGCGCGGACGCACCGGCACCGCCCTGGCCGCGCTTGCCGTGCTCCGGGGGACGCCCCCCGCCGAGGCGATCGCGTGGGTGCGGACGGTGTACGCCGCCAAGGCTGTGGAGACGCGGTCGCAGCGCCGCTTCCTCGACCGGGTCGCCGCTTCCTCCATACCCGCCTGA
- the purQ gene encoding phosphoribosylformylglycinamidine synthase subunit PurQ: protein MTTRVGVVTFPGSLDDRDAQRAVKLAGAEPVALWHGDKDLRQVDAVILPGGFSYGDYLRCGAIARFSPVMETVVEQARAGLPVLGICNGFQVLCETHLLPGALTRNDHLHFICRDQRLRVENAATAWTADYTAGQEITVPLKNGEGGYVADERTLDALEAEGRVVFRYLGGNPNGSRRDIAGITNEAGNVVGLMPHPEHAVEALTGPTTDGLGFFTSVLRKLVA from the coding sequence GTGACCACTCGTGTGGGAGTCGTCACATTTCCGGGTTCCCTCGACGACCGGGACGCGCAGCGCGCGGTAAAGCTGGCCGGTGCCGAGCCGGTCGCCCTGTGGCACGGTGATAAAGATCTCCGCCAGGTCGACGCGGTGATCCTGCCCGGTGGATTCAGTTACGGCGACTATCTGCGCTGCGGCGCGATCGCGCGTTTCTCCCCGGTGATGGAAACGGTTGTCGAGCAGGCGCGCGCGGGTCTGCCGGTCCTCGGTATCTGCAACGGGTTCCAGGTCCTGTGCGAGACGCACCTGCTGCCCGGCGCCCTCACCCGCAACGACCACCTCCACTTCATCTGCCGCGATCAGCGCCTGCGCGTGGAGAACGCCGCGACCGCCTGGACCGCCGACTACACGGCCGGCCAGGAGATCACCGTCCCGCTGAAGAACGGCGAGGGCGGCTATGTCGCGGACGAGCGCACCCTGGACGCGCTGGAGGCCGAGGGGCGTGTCGTCTTCCGCTACCTCGGCGGCAACCCCAACGGCTCCCGCCGCGACATCGCCGGCATCACCAACGAGGCGGGCAACGTCGTCGGCCTCATGCCCCACCCCGAGCACGCGGTCGAGGCCCTGACCGGCCCCACCACCGACGGCCTGGGATTCTTCACCTCGGTTCTCAGGAAGCTGGTCGCCTGA
- the purL gene encoding phosphoribosylformylglycinamidine synthase subunit PurL, translating to MSLDTVKHAADTPDSPQPWAELGLKREEYDRVREILGRRPTGAELAMYSVMWSEHCSYKSSKPHLRQFGEKAPHSDALLVGIGEQAGVVDVGQGYAVTFKIESHNHPSYVEPYQGAATGIGGIVRDIIAMGARPVAVMDPLRFGAADHPDTRRVLPGVVAGIGGYGNCLGLPNIGGEVVFDPCYQGNPLVNALCVGVMRHEDIHLAKASGAGNKVILYGARTGGDGIGGASILASESFDDAKPSKRPAVQVGDPFQEKLLIECTLEVFAEGLVTGIQDLGAAGLSCATSELASNGSGGMRVDLDTVPLRDSSLTPEEILMSESQERMCAVVAPEHVDRFLEICAKWDVIATVIGEVTDGDRLEIFWHGEQIVDVPPRTVAHEGPVYDRPQARPDWLDALRADDPAALARPADAEELRAQVLTLVGSPNQAAKSWITAQYDRYVLGNTVLAQPEDSGMIRVDEETGLGVALATDGNGRYAKLDPYAGAQLALAEAYRNVAATGARPLAVTDCLNFGSPEDPAVMWQFAEATRGLADACLTLGTPVTGGNVSLYNQTGDAAIHPTPVVGVLGVIDDVARRTPMAFSEQGQLLYLLGDTADEFGGSAWSQVVHGHLGGLPPRVDLERERLLGEILISASRDGMIDAAHDLSDGGLVQAVTESCLRGGQGARLVVPDGLDAFTFLFSESQGRAVVSVPRSEEIRFTDMCAARGLPAARIGVVDGDAVEVQGVFTISLDEMRATHERTLPELFA from the coding sequence ATGTCCCTGGACACCGTCAAGCACGCCGCCGACACCCCCGACTCCCCGCAGCCCTGGGCCGAACTCGGCCTCAAGCGCGAGGAGTACGACCGCGTCCGGGAGATCCTGGGCCGCCGTCCGACCGGTGCCGAGCTGGCCATGTACTCGGTCATGTGGTCCGAGCACTGCAGCTACAAGTCGAGCAAGCCGCACCTGCGGCAGTTCGGCGAGAAGGCCCCGCACAGCGACGCGCTCCTCGTCGGCATCGGCGAGCAGGCGGGCGTCGTGGACGTCGGCCAGGGGTATGCGGTCACCTTCAAGATCGAGTCGCACAACCACCCGTCGTACGTCGAGCCGTACCAGGGCGCAGCGACGGGCATCGGCGGCATCGTCCGCGACATCATCGCGATGGGCGCCCGGCCGGTCGCCGTGATGGACCCGCTGCGGTTCGGCGCCGCCGATCACCCGGACACGCGCCGCGTGCTGCCGGGTGTCGTCGCCGGCATCGGCGGCTACGGCAACTGCCTTGGCCTGCCCAACATCGGCGGCGAGGTCGTCTTCGACCCCTGCTACCAGGGCAACCCCCTCGTCAACGCCCTGTGCGTCGGCGTCATGCGGCACGAGGACATCCACCTGGCCAAGGCCTCCGGAGCGGGCAACAAGGTCATCCTCTACGGCGCCCGTACCGGCGGTGACGGCATCGGCGGCGCCTCGATCCTGGCCTCCGAGTCGTTCGACGACGCGAAGCCCAGCAAGCGTCCCGCGGTGCAGGTCGGCGACCCGTTCCAGGAGAAGCTGCTCATCGAGTGCACGCTGGAGGTCTTCGCCGAGGGCCTGGTCACCGGCATCCAGGACCTGGGCGCGGCCGGTCTGTCGTGCGCCACGTCCGAGCTGGCGTCCAACGGCTCGGGCGGCATGCGGGTCGACCTCGACACCGTGCCGCTGCGCGACTCCTCGCTGACGCCCGAGGAGATCCTCATGAGCGAGTCGCAGGAGCGCATGTGCGCCGTCGTCGCCCCCGAGCACGTGGACCGCTTCCTGGAGATCTGCGCGAAGTGGGACGTCATCGCCACCGTCATCGGTGAGGTGACGGACGGCGACCGGCTGGAGATCTTCTGGCACGGCGAGCAGATCGTGGACGTCCCGCCGCGCACCGTCGCGCACGAGGGCCCGGTGTACGACCGCCCGCAGGCCCGCCCGGACTGGCTGGACGCGCTGCGTGCCGACGACCCGGCCGCGCTCGCCCGCCCGGCCGACGCGGAGGAACTGCGCGCGCAGGTCCTCACGCTGGTCGGGTCGCCGAACCAGGCGGCCAAGTCGTGGATCACCGCCCAGTACGACCGTTACGTCCTGGGCAACACGGTGCTCGCCCAGCCCGAGGACAGCGGCATGATCCGCGTGGACGAGGAGACGGGCCTCGGCGTGGCGCTCGCCACCGACGGCAACGGCCGCTACGCCAAGCTCGACCCGTACGCGGGCGCGCAGCTCGCGCTGGCCGAGGCGTACCGCAACGTCGCCGCGACCGGCGCGCGCCCCCTCGCGGTCACCGACTGCCTGAACTTCGGCTCGCCCGAGGACCCGGCCGTCATGTGGCAGTTCGCGGAGGCCACCCGCGGCCTCGCGGACGCCTGTCTGACTCTCGGCACGCCCGTGACCGGCGGCAATGTGTCGCTGTACAACCAGACGGGCGACGCGGCGATCCACCCGACGCCGGTCGTCGGTGTCCTCGGTGTGATCGACGACGTGGCGCGGCGCACGCCGATGGCGTTCTCCGAGCAGGGGCAGCTCCTCTATCTGCTGGGTGACACGGCGGATGAGTTCGGCGGGTCGGCCTGGTCCCAGGTCGTGCACGGACACCTGGGCGGGCTGCCGCCCCGGGTGGACCTGGAGCGGGAGCGCCTGCTCGGCGAGATCCTGATCTCCGCCTCGCGCGACGGCATGATCGACGCGGCGCACGACCTGTCGGACGGCGGCCTCGTCCAGGCGGTGACCGAGTCGTGCCTGCGCGGCGGTCAGGGCGCGCGGCTGGTTGTGCCGGACGGTCTCGACGCGTTCACCTTCCTGTTCTCGGAGTCGCAGGGCCGCGCGGTCGTGTCCGTGCCGCGCAGCGAGGAGATCCGGTTCACCGACATGTGCGCGGCGCGCGGGCTGCCCGCGGCACGCATCGGCGTGGTGGACGGGGACGCGGTGGAGGTGCAGGGCGTGTTCACCATCTCCCTCGACGAGATGCGGGCGACGCACGAGCGCACCCTGCCGGAACTGTTCGCCTGA
- a CDS encoding Lsr2 family protein, with translation MAQRVVVTLSDDIDGGEAQETVAFGLDGKTYEIDLNAHNAEKLRTTLAPYVEAGRKQARSGRPFTRTSVAPDPRAVRAWAESNGLGVPARGRLPKKVYDAFNEAHADA, from the coding sequence GTGGCACAGCGTGTAGTGGTCACCCTCTCCGACGACATCGACGGCGGGGAGGCGCAGGAGACGGTCGCCTTCGGGCTCGACGGGAAGACGTACGAGATCGACCTCAACGCCCACAACGCCGAGAAGCTCCGCACCACCCTCGCCCCCTACGTCGAGGCCGGCCGCAAGCAGGCGCGGTCCGGGCGCCCGTTCACCCGCACCTCGGTCGCCCCCGACCCCAGGGCCGTGCGGGCCTGGGCCGAGTCGAACGGCCTCGGCGTCCCCGCGCGCGGCCGACTCCCCAAGAAGGTCTACGACGCCTTCAACGAGGCGCACGCCGACGCCTGA
- a CDS encoding DUF3618 domain-containing protein — protein sequence MSNSADHIRSEIEATRARLSDDLDRLADHVGPRGMARRGGQRLRTTAYGLRDRASGAAGSMSGTAQRAGGHGREAAQDTAHQMRDRAGRAGSTARETPGMAAERTRGNPLAAGLIAFGAGLVAAALLPPSQTEQDAASRLSDRAGDYAGPVRDAARESARHLRNDATATGMRAARDMQRTASDAARSTRDRVRQGGPQERPSPDGHGPDGDGPRDHGVYGDWER from the coding sequence ATGAGCAACTCGGCCGATCACATCCGGAGCGAGATCGAGGCCACCCGTGCCCGGCTCAGCGACGACCTCGACCGCCTCGCCGACCACGTCGGCCCGCGCGGCATGGCAAGGCGCGGCGGGCAGCGGCTCCGCACCACCGCCTACGGTCTGCGGGACCGTGCGTCCGGCGCCGCCGGTTCCATGTCGGGCACGGCCCAGCGGGCCGGCGGCCACGGGCGGGAGGCCGCCCAGGACACCGCCCACCAGATGCGCGACCGCGCGGGCCGCGCCGGCAGCACGGCCCGCGAGACGCCGGGCATGGCCGCCGAGCGGACCCGGGGCAACCCGCTGGCCGCCGGCCTGATCGCCTTCGGCGCCGGCCTCGTGGCCGCGGCCCTGCTGCCGCCGTCGCAGACCGAGCAGGACGCCGCGTCCCGGCTCTCCGACCGCGCCGGCGACTACGCGGGCCCGGTGCGGGACGCCGCCCGCGAGTCCGCCCGCCATCTGCGCAACGACGCCACGGCCACGGGCATGCGCGCCGCCCGCGACATGCAGCGGACGGCGAGCGACGCCGCACGGTCCACGCGGGACCGGGTGCGCCAGGGCGGCCCGCAGGAGCGGCCGAGCCCCGACGGTCACGGTCCCGACGGCGACGGGCCGCGCGACCACGGCGTCTACGGCGACTGGGAGCGGTGA
- a CDS encoding phosphoribosylaminoimidazolesuccinocarboxamide synthase — MPGFVEKPDPVEVPGLVHLHTGKVRDLYRNEAGDLVMVASDRVSTFDWVLTTEIPDKGRILTRLSLWWFDQLADLVDNHVISTDVPPGAPADWEGRTTVCRNLDMIPVEAVARGYLTGSGLKEYERDSTVCGLALPPGLVDGSELPAPIFTPATKAAVGDHDENVSYEEVARRVGAETAAQLRQTTLAVYGRARDIARDRGIILADTKFEFGRPAGAGDDAPLVLADEVLTQDSSRFWRKDEWQPGRPQRAYDKQYLRDWLTRESGWDPDGSVPPPPLPEEIVERTRTTYTEAFRLLTGMPWD, encoded by the coding sequence GTGCCCGGATTCGTCGAGAAGCCCGATCCCGTGGAGGTCCCCGGGCTGGTGCACCTGCACACGGGCAAAGTCCGCGACCTCTACCGCAACGAGGCGGGCGACCTCGTCATGGTCGCCAGCGACCGCGTCTCCACGTTCGACTGGGTCCTGACCACGGAGATCCCCGACAAGGGCCGCATCCTCACGCGGCTGTCGCTGTGGTGGTTCGACCAGCTCGCCGATCTCGTCGACAACCACGTGATCTCCACCGACGTGCCGCCCGGTGCCCCCGCCGACTGGGAGGGCCGCACCACCGTCTGCCGGAACCTCGACATGATCCCCGTCGAGGCCGTCGCCCGCGGCTACCTCACGGGCTCGGGGCTGAAGGAGTACGAGCGGGACAGCACCGTGTGCGGGCTCGCCCTCCCCCCGGGCCTCGTCGACGGCTCGGAGCTGCCGGCGCCCATCTTCACGCCGGCCACCAAGGCGGCCGTCGGCGACCACGACGAGAACGTCAGCTACGAGGAGGTCGCCCGCCGCGTCGGCGCCGAGACGGCAGCCCAGCTCCGCCAGACCACCCTGGCCGTCTACGGGCGGGCGCGGGACATCGCGCGGGACCGCGGGATCATCCTGGCGGACACGAAGTTCGAGTTCGGCCGCCCGGCCGGCGCGGGGGACGACGCGCCGCTCGTGCTGGCCGACGAGGTCCTGACGCAGGACTCGTCGCGCTTCTGGCGGAAGGACGAGTGGCAGCCCGGCCGCCCGCAGCGCGCCTACGACAAGCAGTACCTGCGGGACTGGCTGACGCGCGAGTCCGGCTGGGACCCGGACGGCAGCGTGCCGCCCCCGCCGCTGCCCGAGGAGATCGTGGAGCGCACGCGGACCACGTACACGGAGGCGTTCCGCCTGCTGACGGGGATGCCCTGGGACTGA